The following is a genomic window from Geoalkalibacter halelectricus.
CGCTGATATTTTTGCTCTTCGAACCGCTTCTGTTGTTCGAGGCCTCCTTTCAGCTCTCTTTCGCGGGCGTTGCGGGTATCATGCTGTTGCTGCCCCACTGGTCAAAAAAAGTTCCGCAACAGCCGTTCTTGCTGCGCTGGTTTTTTCTTCTGGGGCTCACCACCCTGGCGGCCACCCTCGCCACCCTGCCGCTGACTCTGCTGCACTTTCACATGCTGGCGCCCGCTGCCTTGCTGACCAATCTGCTGGCGGTGCCCTTGATCGGTCTGGTGGCCGTTCCCCTCGGTTTGGCAGCGATTCTGCTGACGCCCTGGTGGGAAACCGGCGCCAAAACCTTGTTGGCCCTTGACGGCCTGGTGGTGCAAGCCACTTTCGATCTCGTCGCCTGGTTGGTGTCTCAACCCCTGTTGGCCGGTTGGCGCCTGTACCCGACACCGCGCGAGATGCTCGGGGTTTTTCTTTTTGCCGCCATCTTGTTGCTCTGGTATCGCCTGCGACCCCACCTGCGTGTCGCGGTCGGTCTGTGTGCCTGCCTGCTGATTGTGCTGCCCACGTCGCGGCCCGCGCAATTCGAGGTCGTGGCTCTAAGCGTAGGACAGGGCGATGCAACCTTGTTGCGCTTTGTGGACGGCCGAAATATTCTGGTCGACGGCGGCGGGCTGCGCAGCGACACCTTCGATGTCGGCGAGCGCCTGGTGGCACCCGCCCTGGGTTATTTCGGCGTGCGCCATCTGGATGCGGTGATGCTGACCCACGACCACCCCGATCACCGCAAGGGGTTGCATTTTATCCTTGAGCAGTTCTCGGTAGGCGAATTCTGGGCGCCGGCGCCTCTGGACGAGTTGGATGCTGAATTCGTGGGGATTTTATCCCGTCGGCAGGTGCCGGTGAAGTTTTTCGACCTTGGCTGGACTTTTATGACGGAAGGTGCCGGGCGGGAACTGGCAATATTTCGCGGTGATGGGCGCGATTTTTCCCTAAACGATCAATCCCTGGTGCTTTACGCCGCCCATGGCGGAGAAGCGGTGCTGTTGACCGGAGACCTCGAATCTCTGGGCGTGGCGGAGTTGCTCTTGCATCCTTTTCCCGGCCCGGTATCCTTGCTGAAGTTGCCGCATCACGGCAGTGGCCGCTCGAACACCGAGACCCTGGTGACGGTCCTGCGCCCCCAGGCGACTTTCGCCTCATCGGGGCGCAACAACGTCTTTGGTCATCCGGCGGCCGCGCTGGTGGGTTATCTCGAAGCGGTCGATATTCCGTTGGCCCGCACGGATATCGAGGGGAGTCTGCGCATGCGCAGCGATGGAAGCGCCTGGACGATTCAGAGGTGGGAGCGAGGGGCGTTTCGTTGATCGTCGACGACCCGCGACGCCCCGGATGATGCGAATTTTCTCCCCGCGTGGCTCGAATATTGCTAAATTAGACTGCATTTTTATTTTATGCGATTCTATGAAAATGTACACCGCCCCGCAGCCGCCGGATTCTGTGTAGCGCGCGGTGCGGGTTGCAGCACCAAAGGCATTAGGATTTTCCCGGATTTGGCCGGCTTACATTAGGGTGCGCAAATTGATCAAGGCCAAGCTCAAGTCCCTTTGCTCAAGCGTTTCATTTGTGTGAGGCCCAGTGGCCCACTGGCGGAGTTCTCATGGAGACCCCAATCCTGCTTGTCGCGGCTTCCGGTCCCGACGATACCCGACAGATTGTTGAAATTCTCGGCCCCCTCGATGTTGCTATCGAAGTGGTCGAAACGCGGCAATCCGCCCTGGATCGGCTGGCCCGGGGCGATGTGGGTCTGCTCGTCTATGATGCGAGTGCAGGTGGCCTGGGAGAGCGCGGGTTATTCCAGGAGTTGCGGGAGTTGGTCCCGGATCTCGCCGTTGTCGTGCTTCTTGAGGCAGGCGAAAAGCAGGAGGCGCGTGAGGCATGGAAGCTCGGGGGGGCTGGGTGCCTGTTCAAACCCTACCAGCCGGAGGAACTTCTCTGTCTGGTGCAGCAAGGTTTGCGGCAAGTTTCGCTTCGCGAGGAAAACCTGCGGCTCAAACACCATCTGAGTCTGATGGGCGAGGGGGTATCCCTGCTTGCCGCACTGGATCTGGTGCCGATGCTGGAAAGTGCGGTCGCCCTGGGTGTGAGAGAGCTGGCCGTCGGGAGCGGCTTTGCCTTTGTGCGTGAAAGGGAGGGCTTTGTTCTGCACGGGCTCCACGGCCTGGAACCCGAAAAGGCGCAAGGCCTGGCCCAGAAACTCTACCCCCGGCTTGCCTGTGACGATGGCATGCTGTTGCTTGACCGCGATTCCTCCCGATCGTTGGGTTGTGAGCAACCCCTGGCCGCTTATTCCCTGTGTGCGCGCCAGGCTTTGCAAGGTGGTTTGGTGTTGCTGGGCCCCAAGGGCGGGATTTGGGATGTGGAGGCGTGCGTTCTTTTGGCGCGGCAGCTGAGCGTTGCCTTTGAGAACGTCTCACGGCTTCAGGGTGTCCAGCAGCTCATGTATACCGACGACCTGACCGGATTGTATAATTATCGCTACTTACAGGTGGTGCTGGAGCAGGAGTTACGCCGCTCCGGACGTTATTACCTGGAATTCGCCCTGGTTTTCATGGATTTGGATTACTTCAAGGAGATCAATGATCGCCATGGGCATTTGGTTGGAAGTGCCATTTTGCGTGAAGTAGGCCAGGTTCTGCGCCGCTGCGTGCGCGATACCGACTTTTTGTTTCGCTACGGCGGCGATGAGTTTACCGCGCTGCTGGTGGGTACCGAGGGCAAGGGGGCGCGCGTTGTGGCAGAGCGCATCCGCCGCGAACTGGCCGAACATCACTTCCTTGCCGAGCGTGGCATCAACGCGCGCTTGACGGCGACCATCGGCGTTTCGGTTTTTCCCCAGGACTCCGAGGATCGCACCGAGCTGCTCAACCTTGCCGACCGGGCCATGTACTGGGGCAAGGAAACACGCAATGTGGTGCGCTATGCCCGCGATATGACTGACACCTGAGACGTCCTTGGTCAGTTTCTCGCTGATTCCTTCTCGCCCCGGCCCGACTCCCATCCTTGCGCACCGTCCTTTTTTGCCCCGTGTTTTTCTTCAACATTGACGCCGCTGCGTGCCGCAGGGTAAAAAGGCACGAGTTTTTCGCCCGGAGTGGGTGAGAGCGAACTTTTTTCATCGGAGTGGGTTGCATTCATGAGCATCACAGGCATCAAAGGGATGAACGATATCCT
Proteins encoded in this region:
- a CDS encoding DNA internalization-related competence protein ComEC/Rec2, which translates into the protein MSSHGVLPWLLAFCAGIATAPFGLHAPWMLIAVPAATGLVYYQRRHPVRHPLAAGLFFFCTGYLLYGLALTPAPGEDLRVWAQEGEVLVEAEVLNVGRRDLGKGYVDLLVLSVRKDGLIHETSGRLRLFHEGGEARIFPGDHLRFRARLRQAYNFGTPGEFDYPRYLAARGIWITAYLKSIDEAALLPRAKLDTPRRIAGYWRQQVLVLIDQATPCDTAALLGALLVGEKGAISSTQREVLARGGISHLFSISGLHLGLIGFYAYHLVFFFWRRSELLLLYLPPRRYLPLFLLPVLLAYFLFTGEALPTRRAFAMAAVGAVLWLYSRRTAPLNVLWAAALIFLLFEPLLLFEASFQLSFAGVAGIMLLLPHWSKKVPQQPFLLRWFFLLGLTTLAATLATLPLTLLHFHMLAPAALLTNLLAVPLIGLVAVPLGLAAILLTPWWETGAKTLLALDGLVVQATFDLVAWLVSQPLLAGWRLYPTPREMLGVFLFAAILLLWYRLRPHLRVAVGLCACLLIVLPTSRPAQFEVVALSVGQGDATLLRFVDGRNILVDGGGLRSDTFDVGERLVAPALGYFGVRHLDAVMLTHDHPDHRKGLHFILEQFSVGEFWAPAPLDELDAEFVGILSRRQVPVKFFDLGWTFMTEGAGRELAIFRGDGRDFSLNDQSLVLYAAHGGEAVLLTGDLESLGVAELLLHPFPGPVSLLKLPHHGSGRSNTETLVTVLRPQATFASSGRNNVFGHPAAALVGYLEAVDIPLARTDIEGSLRMRSDGSAWTIQRWERGAFR
- a CDS encoding GGDEF domain-containing protein, with translation METPILLVAASGPDDTRQIVEILGPLDVAIEVVETRQSALDRLARGDVGLLVYDASAGGLGERGLFQELRELVPDLAVVVLLEAGEKQEAREAWKLGGAGCLFKPYQPEELLCLVQQGLRQVSLREENLRLKHHLSLMGEGVSLLAALDLVPMLESAVALGVRELAVGSGFAFVREREGFVLHGLHGLEPEKAQGLAQKLYPRLACDDGMLLLDRDSSRSLGCEQPLAAYSLCARQALQGGLVLLGPKGGIWDVEACVLLARQLSVAFENVSRLQGVQQLMYTDDLTGLYNYRYLQVVLEQELRRSGRYYLEFALVFMDLDYFKEINDRHGHLVGSAILREVGQVLRRCVRDTDFLFRYGGDEFTALLVGTEGKGARVVAERIRRELAEHHFLAERGINARLTATIGVSVFPQDSEDRTELLNLADRAMYWGKETRNVVRYARDMTDT